A genome region from Akkermansiaceae bacterium includes the following:
- a CDS encoding transcriptional regulator — protein sequence MKVATTDKLGQARDEFIAQWGALGTQWGISRTMAQIHALLMTSPRPMCTDEVMEALEVSRGNAHSNLKELVNWGLIRMIVIRGERRDFYEAEKDVWQIFTIIARERKRREIEPALAILNKCAEETKGLKGEEAKAFHNQMKQLEEFVGFASKMSDRISGMRHGLALQLASKILG from the coding sequence ATGAAAGTTGCCACGACGGACAAGCTGGGACAGGCGAGGGATGAGTTCATCGCCCAATGGGGTGCCTTGGGCACCCAGTGGGGGATCAGCCGGACCATGGCGCAGATCCACGCGCTGCTGATGACCTCGCCGCGCCCGATGTGCACCGACGAGGTGATGGAGGCGCTGGAGGTGAGCCGGGGCAACGCCCACTCGAACCTCAAGGAACTGGTCAACTGGGGCTTGATCCGGATGATTGTGATCCGGGGCGAGCGCCGGGATTTCTACGAGGCGGAGAAGGACGTCTGGCAGATTTTCACCATCATCGCCCGCGAGCGGAAACGCCGGGAGATCGAGCCCGCGCTGGCCATCCTCAACAAGTGTGCGGAGGAGACCAAAGGCCTCAAGGGCGAGGAGGCGAAGGCTTTCCACAACCAGATGAAGCAGCTGGAGGAGTTCGTCGGCTTCGCATCGAAGATGTCGGACCGCATTTCCGGCATGAGGCACGGGCTGGCGCTGCAGCTTGCGAGCAAGATCCTCGGATGA
- a CDS encoding TIGR01777 family protein produces MNPTTVIIGANGFLGRYLCRHFARNGREVVAIARSRKGWSGDGMFLEWDGETMGPWALALEGAELVINLAGRSVNCRYNAANREEILRSRVATTELVGKAVALCRVPPRLWINSSTATWYRHAEDKPQDEWEGVRGEGFSCDVAAAWEDAFFGAKVPAETRKVALRTGMVLANEPDTVYDVLTGLTNRALGGAMGSGSQRVSWIHMDDFLRAVEFIMRDPFLDGIINATAPDFPTNRELMKCFRETVGIPIGLPASKSMLAIGATVLGTETELVLKSRWAEPLRLREAGFRWRYPVAADAIDDLERRRGLAGFFRESERRSAGARAWLPATTR; encoded by the coding sequence ATGAACCCGACAACAGTCATCATCGGCGCGAACGGCTTCCTCGGCCGCTACCTGTGCCGCCACTTCGCACGCAACGGCCGGGAGGTCGTTGCCATCGCCCGCAGCAGGAAAGGATGGAGCGGCGACGGGATGTTCCTTGAGTGGGACGGAGAAACCATGGGGCCATGGGCGCTGGCCCTGGAGGGCGCGGAGCTCGTGATCAACCTGGCGGGGCGCAGCGTGAACTGCCGCTACAACGCGGCCAACAGGGAAGAGATCCTGCGCAGCAGGGTGGCGACGACGGAGCTTGTCGGCAAGGCGGTCGCGCTGTGTCGCGTACCACCCAGGCTGTGGATCAATTCCAGCACCGCCACCTGGTACCGCCATGCGGAGGACAAGCCGCAGGACGAGTGGGAAGGTGTGCGCGGCGAGGGCTTTTCCTGTGATGTGGCCGCCGCCTGGGAGGATGCGTTCTTCGGCGCGAAAGTGCCTGCGGAGACCCGGAAGGTCGCGCTGCGCACCGGCATGGTCCTGGCGAACGAGCCGGATACCGTCTATGATGTCCTCACCGGCCTCACCAACCGCGCCCTCGGCGGCGCAATGGGAAGCGGCAGCCAACGGGTTAGCTGGATCCACATGGACGATTTCCTCCGCGCCGTGGAATTCATCATGCGCGACCCTTTCCTCGACGGCATCATCAACGCCACCGCTCCGGATTTCCCCACCAACCGCGAACTCATGAAATGCTTCCGCGAAACCGTCGGAATACCCATCGGCCTGCCCGCCTCCAAATCCATGCTGGCCATCGGCGCGACGGTCTTGGGAACGGAAACCGAGCTGGTGCTCAAAAGCCGCTGGGCGGAGCCTTTGCGCCTGCGCGAGGCCGGATTCCGCTGGCGCTATCCCGTGGCGGCGGACGCCATCGACGACCTAGAGCGCCGCCGCGGCCTAGCCGGATTCTTCCGCGAGAGCGAACGCCGCAGTGCGGGCGCGAGGGCGTGGCTGCCAGCCACCACCCGCTGA